Proteins from a genomic interval of Fundidesulfovibrio putealis DSM 16056:
- a CDS encoding methyltransferase codes for MSRPEFDEFAANYDEIRKQSLGYLGKDLDYYARAKSRLVRRMMGDSVGSILEFGCGIGSTVAQLRLTFPRAIVAGCDLSLESLSIARTHNPDVHFFSLSEEPPIKGGFDAVVVPNVFHHVAPGERNQVLDTIYEMVSPGGSIIVFEHNPYNPLVRRVVKNCPLDRNAVLLPLAESLALVRRRFTLSAHGYTTFFPPVLSCLAILEPLLGWVPLGGQYYVRGIRDKHCAAHKSTRDNES; via the coding sequence ATGAGTCGCCCGGAATTCGACGAATTTGCCGCCAATTACGACGAGATACGTAAGCAGAGTCTTGGATATCTTGGCAAAGACCTTGACTATTATGCACGGGCGAAGTCACGTCTTGTGCGGAGAATGATGGGTGACAGTGTCGGGTCCATACTTGAATTCGGATGCGGCATCGGCAGCACCGTGGCTCAATTGCGGCTGACGTTCCCACGTGCGATTGTGGCAGGATGTGATCTTTCGCTGGAATCGCTCTCGATTGCTCGCACCCACAATCCCGATGTCCATTTCTTCTCACTATCAGAAGAGCCTCCGATCAAGGGAGGTTTTGATGCTGTAGTTGTCCCCAACGTCTTCCACCATGTGGCTCCGGGAGAGCGAAACCAGGTGCTGGACACGATCTACGAAATGGTGAGCCCTGGAGGCTCGATTATCGTGTTCGAACACAACCCCTACAATCCGCTGGTCAGACGTGTCGTAAAGAACTGTCCACTGGATCGAAACGCGGTCCTGCTCCCTTTGGCGGAGTCACTCGCACTGGTCCGCAGGCGTTTCACCCTCTCAGCACACGGCTACACCACATTCTTCCCTCCCGTCTTGTCCTGCCTCGCCATTCTTGAACCCTTGCTCGGATGGGTTCCTCTCGGCGGACAGTATTATGTCCGAGGAATACGGGATAAACACTGCGCTGCGCATAAATCAACACGGGACAACGAATCGTGA
- a CDS encoding alpha/beta hydrolase, with amino-acid sequence MAVLKLVVGFLALLWIAAVAYLYLAQDSILYQPRPVDAMQETTLMQDVPGLEVFLVPTRDGQSLSGWYLPRRLGRGIAPALVYFGGNAEDATDFMKQAKNYPDVSIVAVNYRGFGRSTGTPGEQALKDDALAVYDQAVAETGRAAFVMGRSLGSGMAVHVAANREVLGAVLITPYDSILAVAKEHYHFLPVTWLLRDHYDSLPDAAKALAPALVIAANLDGTVSPERARALHDAWKGPKRFLNVPGAGHNDITQYPSYHGATVNFLKEHLK; translated from the coding sequence ATGGCAGTGTTGAAACTGGTCGTTGGATTTCTGGCCTTGCTGTGGATCGCGGCGGTCGCGTACCTGTACCTCGCGCAGGATTCCATCCTCTACCAGCCGCGCCCCGTGGACGCCATGCAGGAGACCACGCTCATGCAGGACGTGCCCGGCCTGGAGGTCTTCCTGGTGCCCACCAGGGACGGGCAGTCCCTGTCCGGCTGGTACCTGCCCAGGAGGCTTGGGCGGGGCATAGCGCCCGCGTTGGTGTACTTCGGCGGCAACGCCGAGGACGCGACGGACTTCATGAAGCAGGCCAAGAACTACCCGGACGTGTCCATCGTCGCCGTGAACTACAGGGGCTTCGGGCGCTCCACGGGCACGCCGGGCGAGCAGGCCCTGAAGGACGACGCGCTGGCCGTGTACGATCAGGCTGTGGCTGAAACGGGCCGCGCGGCCTTCGTCATGGGGCGCAGCCTGGGGTCAGGCATGGCCGTGCACGTGGCCGCGAACCGGGAAGTGCTCGGCGCGGTGTTGATCACTCCGTACGACTCCATCCTGGCCGTGGCCAAGGAGCATTATCATTTCCTGCCCGTGACCTGGCTGCTGCGCGACCACTACGACTCCCTGCCCGACGCGGCCAAGGCGCTGGCCCCGGCCCTGGTGATCGCCGCCAACCTGGACGGTACGGTCTCCCCGGAGCGGGCGCGCGCCCTGCACGACGCCTGGAAAGGCCCCAAGCGGTTCCTGAACGTGCCAGGCGCCGGACATAACGACATCACCCAGTATCCATCATATCACGGGGCCACGGTGAACTTCCTCAAAGAGCATCTGAAGTAG